TAAAATATCCAACAATTATTCAAGAGTATAAATTAAAAGTTGGAAAAACTTTTCCAATTGTTAAGATCGAGACTCAAGAAGGCAATTGGACAAACGAAAATAATAATAAAATTATTTTAATAAACTGGTGGGCAACTTCTTGTATTCCTTGTATTGAAGAAATTCCCGGCCTCAATAAATTAGTTGAAAAATATAAAAATGAATCAGTTGAATTTCTTTCAATAATCTGGGATGCTGAGAACTTAGATAAATTTTTATCAAAGCATAAATTTAATTATCTTCATGGATATTCAAGCGAATATTTAACTTCACTTTTAGGTGAAACTTTCCCCAGAAATATTATTATAAATAGAAATGGTGATATTCTGTATAATAAATTGGGTGCAACAAAAGATACTCATTTAGAATTAGATAAGATAATATCTAAATATTTATAAAAACGTATAACCAGCAAATGCCAATGACCACTTTTTATAATGTGCGAAACATGGCTAATTAAGTTTTTATATTTGTTTTTATTCATACATCTCAAAAATCACATTCTTCCATTTAATAAATTTAGTTTTATGGTTTTGAAAAGGTGATCTTTTATTCCGGAAAATAGTATCTGAATAAACAATAGCGTAAGTTTTATATACAATTGAATCGTGAAAATTCTGCGTGAAATAAAACCATGCTGATGAATCGATATCTACGAGAGTGTTGACAGTATCGACCAAATAGGTTAAAAGAGTATCGTATTCAATTACTTTGAAGGAATCTATTTTAACGATTTCCAAAGTATCAAAAATTACTTGTGGTTTTTGATCACTGGGTTGGCAGGAAGGAAAAAGTAAAAAGTTAAAAGTGAAAAGTAAAACCATGCCTAGCGGCCGGCAAGCGTGAAAAGTAAAACGAGAAACGAGAAAGGAGAAGTTATGCCTAGCGGCAGGTAAAAGTAAAAACAAAATGGGGATAAATAAAAAGTACTTCATCTTCTGACCTCGACATTTTTACGATTTCTTGTGCATCCGCATGTGCCATGCCTAACATGCCTATCAGCAGTCAAGCCGGCAGGCAAGCTTGTGTGTTTTGTTTTTACATCATACAGTCTGGATTGAAACAAATTATTGCAATGACATGATCCGTTATCCGTTGGCTAACGGAAACGGATAAACCGATTGAATTTCTGTGAATATCACTTCCGGTATGACGGATAAATTTTATTTTATTTTGCATAGTTTTAGTACCTCATATTATTTTGCATAACTTTATTATAAACTGTAAAATTCTTTTCATCTTTTACCGCGATTAAATTTCTGCACTTATTGTTTTTTGGATCATTAAGATTTGAGATGTGAATCCACTCGCTGAATTCCAAAATAAGCTGATCATATTTAAACCTACCAGCGTTTGCCAAATAAATAATCTTATAAAATACATCTTCCACGTCAAAACCCGGAATTATAAAATCGGCTGCCTTACCTTGACAATGTTTTGAATTAAAACTTCCGCCGATTCTTGAATTTAATTCCTTGCTTCTGAAACCGGATGTAATGATTATTGGTTTATTGTAATAAGCCCTAATTGGCTCCAAGACATTTCTGCATAATAATTTCATATTATTTATATGCTGTTGATTAGGAATATTTTTTATATTGAGCCTAACAGCGGTTTGAGATTTGTGGAATTCCGATAAATAAAAATGTTCTGAAAGTTGAATATCCGGCATATTAATTTTTATAAAAAATATTGAAAAATTTATGAGTAAGGATTTTAGAATAGTAAGAGCAGTTAGAGCAATAATATTTAAAATATCTGCTGTAGATTATTGAATAGATTTCAATAAAAGTAAAAGGGATTTTAATTGAGAATAAAACTTTTGCTTTTCTTACTTTAATAAATTTATTACCGCAAAAAGAACATCTTTTTGAAGATTCTTCAATTAGCGGCGGAGTTAATATTTTCAAGTTTTTCATAAATTTTTGTCGATGCCGAAAGATTTTTACCTTCCGTGATTAAAGTGTTAATTTCATTATATTCTTGATTAGAGAACAAAGAAACATTTTCGAGGAGCAATGTTTTTGTTTCTTTTGTTAAGAGTTCCTTATCTGATGGAATAACTGAGGAGCTTTCTTTTTTTCTTTCTTTATTTCTTTCTTTAGACGAACCGTTACTTTCATCAAGATTTATTGTTATTGTATCGTTACTTTCACCAAGATTTACTGTTAATGTACCATTACCTTCTTGATACTGTGTTGATACAGTATCGTTACCGCACTTATCGGCAGACAAGCCGTACCTATCGGTAGGCAAGCTGTAATGATTTGGTTTTGGTTCCGGAATTACGGAATCTTGAGGTTTGGGAACGAATTGGTGATTTTTCCAGCCATGAATTTTTATCACTTTTTCATCTGAAATAATAAGATTAAGATCGTGCAGATTTCTAATTGAATTGGATAAATAATCTTGAGTTAAATTATTGCATGGAAAAATTGATGCTTTAATAGAAAGAAGATCATACCAAAGTTTACCGTAGTCATCAGCGATAGAGAATAAACCAATAAAAAGAAGTTTCTCAAAATCGTTACATCTAAGAAACTTTCTGTTGGTCCATATGCTAGGATTTATCATTCGTTTGCGCATGAGTAACCGAATTTAATATGTGGAAGATTTCATTAAAATTGATTGGTGTAATGCTAATGTTGAATTTTTCTTGAAAATATTTTTTGAATGATTCACGAAATTGAACCGAGTCAAAGAAATTATAGAGACGAAAATATTTTATATCGTTAGGATAAATTTGGTTGAAGGTCCATAAAACATCTTGATCAATTTCATGGAAATTTTTAATGTCTTTTACTTCATCCGAGATATTTAGGAATAAAGTTATGGGTTCGTTTTCCATTTATTAATCCAAATTATTTAAGGTAGGTTCTTTAGATTCTTTGAAGTTTAATTCGTGCTGCAGAACTCCAATAACAGTATCACTATCAGAAATAATAAATCCGTTTTTATCGAGCTGGGTTGTTAGTTTAATGGATTTAATACCCGGATGTTTTTCTTTTATTTTATAGGAAATACTGCCGAAACGTTCATCCTTACTTGGGAAAATATTTATTTCCAAAGTAACTTGAGTTTCAACTCCATGATTTAAAGCTGAGAACTGTACCCGTTCAAAAGCTTTCTGCATATCGGCGGCGAGAGTACCATCGCCGATTTCAAAAAATGCCATTTTTCTTTTTTCGTTCATTTAAGCTCCATAGTTAAAGTAATTTTAATTGATTTGGATCTTCTGTAGGAAAGGCTAAGTTTATCATTTTATCTATTTTGCCGGTTAAAGCAAGAATTGATTTAGCACGTTCTGAATAATAACTGCGACCATTGATTGCTTCGTTTCTATTTTTTGCGATGTAATAACCATTGCCGGAAGAAAAAACCAAATGAAAAGGCTTTTTTAAAAGTGAATAATAGATTTGATCATTTTGAATTTCTTTAAATAGAGATACAATTTTCTTATTGTAGTTGAAAAAATCAGCTTCTTTGATTTTGTACTTATGGAAAAAGTAATAAGCATCAAGCGGTTTTTCAAAGGATGAAAAGTTTATAAGTTCGAATAAAAGAGTTTCTTTCGAAATCATATCAGAATACCAAAAAAAAAAAAAAAATACAGTAAACGAGATTCCTAAAAAGTTTGGGTGCGGGTCAAACTTTAGAAGAAAATAACGATTACTGTATTATTTATATATTAAAGATTTAATATAATAAAATATAAAATTAAATAAAGAAAATTTTTTATCTGCAATTGAAAAACTTGAAGATTTTTTTTTAAATGTATAAACGCAATAATTTCTATTGGATTCAATGCTAACCATCATTTTCAACCTCAAGGTTTGAATATCTTTTATGACTTAATTTATTTGCCGTAATAAAGATTTTAAGATGCAGATTTGGATTTGACTGCAAAGACTCGATAAAATTATCCAGGTCTTTGCGATAAATTTTAGGTTTCTTATAACCGGGAAGAAATGTGAGTCGGATTAAGTTATGAGAAATAAGAAATCTAAGCCAAAAGATATTTATGTTAAGATAATTTGAAGCACCGGAAAAGTTAAATAAACCCCCCTTGAAATCATTTATTTGTTTTTCTAGTGCCTCAACTCTTTTAATTAGAGAAGAATTAGTTTTTTCGTTCAGTTCCAACTTTGGAGATTCCGTCTAAAATTATGGATTCAACGAAGTATTTAATTTTGAGATTATTGGTCTTTGTAAAGCGAGTAAGCTTTTTATGAACTTTTTTTGAGATTTGAATAGTAGTATCTTGATTATTTGGATTCATAATATTACCTTTATACTAAGATATATAAAAATATAGAAATAAATATCTAATAAGATATATAAATATAGCTATAAAGATATTTACAAGCAAATTAATTATTCAAATAGATATATTATAAATTGCAACAAAATTTAAAAAAAGGGCGGGTAATATGGAAGAATTCGATATTGAGGGATTCTCCGAACGGTTAAAAGAAATAGCAATTGTACAATTTGGCAGCATAAAAAATTTATCGGAAAAAAGTGGGGTTGCTAATATTTCTATGTATACTCAAAAAAACGCACGAGAGCCGAGAGCTTCGGTATTGGCAAAATTGGCAAACGTGGGCGTTGATGTAAACTATTTGTTAACGGGAAACGCTTCACAAATTAATAGTAATACAAATGAGATTCATAAGCTAAAAGCAGAGATTTATGATTTACGTGAGATGGTGAATGATTTACGAAACAAAAATAAATCCATTGACAAATGATTTGTTGAACAAATAAAAACTTTTTGTATGGCTTCAATATTCTCTAAACGTGGCGAACTTTGGTTGGGGTGGATCGAACATCAAAACGGGAGCAAGATTCACCCGCAAATAAACTTAAATTTAGTCGACAATAAGCAGAACAGAAAAATAGCACTTGAGATAAAAAAGAAGAAAGAGTACGAATTAAAGCATACCGAAATATTTTACGTAAAGAAATTAAAAGTTGCGGAAGCAAAAGAAACTTTCCTTGAAATTAAGAAGAAGAAAAAAAAGAATACCTTTCTAATTTATGATTATTCTTTGCAGAAATTGAATAATTATGATGAAAAATTTATTAACGAAATAAGTAAAAAGGATATTGATAAGATTGTAGAAATCTTAAAAACTGAGGGAAAGAAGGAACAATCAATTATCACATACTTAAAGCATATCAAAATATTTTTTGATTACTGTTTAAAAAACAAGTTAGTTACAAGTAATCCGGTAATAATTCCGAAAGCAACAATCAATAATGTAGTAAAAGTTATTAGTGATGATGAAATTAAGGAAATTTTAGAGTATTTTAGAGAAAGAAATAAAAAACATTATTATCTTTTAGAATTATTGAATAATACGGGTTTGCGTGTAAGTGAATTGTTGAGTATTAAGTGGGAAGATATTAATTTTAATAAGAAAACAATAGTAATAAGAAATACAAAAGGGAACAGAGACGAAGAAATAATATTAACCGATACAGCAGAACGAATATTGAACGAAATGCCACGTGTTAATGAGCGGTTATTTGATTATAAGAGTAGACAATCGTTAAAAGGCATAAAAAGAGAATTAGCTAAGTTCGG
The nucleotide sequence above comes from Ignavibacteriota bacterium. Encoded proteins:
- a CDS encoding TlpA family protein disulfide reductase; this encodes MKNILLFIFILIIISCQNKQSNFVITDFQNGLPQEIKFTWENTFFTQIEGGDYFKKIYLISRDSLKSENNLAIAPIQLNGNFSFFRINFEKIDDNLFRSAINLNTENEDLLSKLILQIDLEQKQLKYKWENTDSANIKYPTIIQEYKLKVGKTFPIVKIETQEGNWTNENNNKIILINWWATSCIPCIEEIPGLNKLVEKYKNESVEFLSIIWDAENLDKFLSKHKFNYLHGYSSEYLTSLLGETFPRNIIINRNGDILYNKLGATKDTHLELDKIISKYL
- a CDS encoding tyrosine-type recombinase/integrase, coding for MASIFSKRGELWLGWIEHQNGSKIHPQINLNLVDNKQNRKIALEIKKKKEYELKHTEIFYVKKLKVAEAKETFLEIKKKKKKNTFLIYDYSLQKLNNYDEKFINEISKKDIDKIVEILKTEGKKEQSIITYLKHIKIFFDYCLKNKLVTSNPVIIPKATINNVVKVISDDEIKEILEYFRERNKKHYYLLELLNNTGLRVSELLSIKWEDINFNKKTIVIRNTKGNRDEEIILTDTAERILNEMPRVNERLFDYKSRQSLKGIKRELAKFGYSFHDFRRTFGTRCARILKPYELKKVMRHKDIRTTDKYYINIELDEIRSKINF